One Nitrospirota bacterium DNA segment encodes these proteins:
- a CDS encoding elongation factor P, with protein sequence MRAAQELKEGQAILLNGELYKVLSIEHHSGTAKFSGIVRATLRHLETGKEREIRWNLDDRIDDVLLERVKMQFLYADEDLVFFMHPQTYEQVSLPRPALQKALPFLKEGDTIQVECYDGKPVAVDLPKSIPMTVTFCGSGIRGQGENTMKDATLENGLTILVPQFIHAGDTVLVEVETGKYLDRVRKETKRAS encoded by the coding sequence ATGCGAGCCGCACAGGAACTCAAGGAAGGCCAAGCCATTCTCCTCAACGGTGAACTCTATAAGGTCCTGTCCATCGAGCATCATTCGGGCACCGCGAAATTTTCCGGCATCGTGCGGGCGACGCTTCGACATCTCGAGACGGGAAAGGAGCGGGAGATCCGCTGGAACTTGGACGACCGGATCGACGACGTGCTGCTCGAGCGCGTGAAGATGCAGTTCCTCTACGCCGACGAGGATCTCGTGTTCTTCATGCATCCGCAGACCTATGAACAGGTCTCGCTGCCTCGGCCGGCGTTGCAGAAAGCGCTCCCGTTTCTCAAAGAAGGCGACACGATCCAGGTCGAATGCTACGACGGAAAACCGGTGGCGGTGGATCTCCCGAAGTCCATCCCGATGACCGTGACCTTCTGTGGCTCGGGCATTCGCGGTCAGGGCGAAAATACCATGAAGGACGCGACGCTGGAGAACGGCTTGACGATCCTGGTTCCCCAGTTCATTCACGCTGGCGACACCGTCCTGGTGGAGGTGGAAACCGGCAAATACCTGGATCGCGTGCGGAAGGAAACCAAGCGGGCGTCGTGA
- a CDS encoding M20/M25/M40 family metallo-hydrolase has product MATSKKLIDAYVNEARPRFEEMLAEIVQLPSISMDPRRATDIRRTADLAVQFLTSLGAEARVVETGGYPVVSGGWTTGARHPTVTVYNHLDVQPAQEPEWRHAPFAFRKEDGRYHGRGATDDKGPALTALLGARYAVERGVPINIRFLWELEEEIGSPNFAAALRDHEAVPRPDSVVVSDTIWIAKGRPAVPYGLRGLLGARLMLRTGDKDAHSGLTGGAARNPLAELADLVHACVDAKTGRVKIPGFYDDVVKPTQAEIKSFLASGFQVQRFMRAYGFQTLRTTERADVLRRIWASPTFEVHGMVGGYQGPGVKTIVPGYGELKVSMRLVPNQTPEKIFRLLRQFVAKQNPRVVVEREGMLQPFRGLFDGPYVDAVKRALKAGFGKEPAFIREGGSIGAVVTMQRAWNVPILFLGLSLPEHGYHAPNEFFDWGQAAGGMKAFAAYFDELAKMKK; this is encoded by the coding sequence ATGGCAACGAGCAAGAAATTGATCGATGCGTACGTTAACGAGGCTCGGCCGCGATTTGAAGAGATGCTGGCCGAGATCGTCCAACTTCCGTCGATCAGCATGGACCCCCGGCGGGCGACGGATATCCGGCGGACGGCCGACCTGGCCGTGCAGTTTCTGACCAGTCTCGGGGCCGAGGCGCGCGTGGTGGAAACCGGCGGCTATCCGGTCGTGTCCGGCGGCTGGACAACCGGCGCAAGGCACCCGACGGTCACGGTTTACAACCATCTCGACGTGCAGCCGGCGCAGGAGCCGGAGTGGCGCCACGCGCCGTTCGCCTTCCGCAAGGAGGACGGCCGCTACCATGGACGCGGCGCCACCGATGACAAGGGCCCGGCGCTGACCGCGCTCCTCGGCGCCCGGTACGCGGTCGAGCGGGGCGTGCCGATCAACATCCGTTTTCTCTGGGAACTGGAGGAAGAAATCGGCAGCCCGAATTTTGCGGCCGCCCTGCGCGATCACGAGGCGGTCCCGCGTCCGGATTCCGTGGTCGTGTCGGATACGATCTGGATCGCGAAAGGGCGACCCGCTGTGCCGTACGGGTTGCGCGGGTTGCTGGGCGCGCGGCTGATGTTGCGCACGGGCGACAAGGACGCGCACTCGGGCCTGACGGGCGGCGCGGCGCGGAACCCGCTCGCGGAACTGGCCGATCTGGTGCACGCCTGCGTCGATGCCAAGACCGGCCGCGTGAAGATTCCCGGCTTCTACGACGATGTGGTCAAGCCGACCCAAGCCGAGATCAAAAGCTTCCTGGCGTCGGGCTTTCAGGTGCAGCGCTTCATGCGGGCCTACGGCTTCCAGACGCTGCGCACGACCGAGCGGGCCGATGTGCTCCGGCGGATCTGGGCTTCGCCCACGTTCGAAGTGCATGGCATGGTCGGCGGCTATCAGGGACCGGGCGTGAAGACGATCGTTCCGGGCTACGGAGAGCTGAAGGTCAGTATGCGGCTGGTGCCGAACCAGACGCCGGAGAAGATCTTCCGGCTGCTGCGGCAATTCGTCGCCAAGCAGAATCCCCGCGTCGTCGTCGAGCGCGAAGGCATGCTGCAGCCGTTCCGCGGTCTGTTCGACGGGCCCTATGTCGACGCGGTGAAGCGGGCGCTGAAGGCAGGGTTCGGGAAAGAGCCGGCCTTCATCCGCGAGGGCGGGTCGATCGGCGCGGTGGTGACGATGCAGCGGGCGTGGAACGTACCCATCCTCTTCCTCGGCCTGAGCCTGCCCGAGCACGGCTACCACGCGCCCAACGAGTTCTTCGACTGGGGCCAAGCCGCCGGCGGCATGAAAGCCTTTGCGGCGTATTTTGACGAGCTGGCGAAGATGAAGAAATGA
- a CDS encoding response regulator, whose translation MAGHATILLVDDERMVRDLVGAILQRHGYAVLEAHCGAEALRICREHAGPIHLLLTDVLMPEMNGRALAEQIRSFRPDIRILYMSGYTGNVFPAHLAGQSAITYIQKPFTPADLARKVREVLEKNA comes from the coding sequence ATGGCAGGCCATGCCACGATTCTGCTTGTCGATGATGAACGGATGGTGCGGGATCTTGTCGGCGCCATTCTTCAGAGACACGGTTACGCCGTGCTGGAAGCTCACTGTGGAGCCGAGGCCCTGCGAATCTGCCGCGAACATGCGGGACCGATCCATCTCCTTCTCACCGATGTGCTGATGCCGGAGATGAACGGGCGAGCGCTGGCGGAGCAGATCAGGTCGTTCCGTCCGGATATCCGGATCCTCTACATGTCGGGCTATACCGGCAACGTCTTTCCCGCTCACCTCGCTGGCCAATCCGCCATTACCTATATCCAGAAACCCTTCACGCCCGCCGATCTGGCGCGCAAGGTACGCGAGGTCTTGGAGAAAAACGCCTGA
- a CDS encoding helix-turn-helix domain-containing protein, whose product MGSEPREIIDRLLQALNLKTQAQLAVSLEIRPQSIVSAVHRGEIPEGWLYRVAYLTGRNVEWLRTGKGPIWHADVAAETSPAGYGAGRIPDATVRRLAEVWEELDAEEQASLERCAEILRVGDRDVREHLIGQLKLMEEAVQLRRRKRSRVRRRSP is encoded by the coding sequence ATGGGGTCAGAACCTCGCGAAATTATTGACCGGCTGCTTCAGGCTCTGAATCTGAAGACGCAGGCGCAGCTTGCCGTCAGCTTGGAGATTCGTCCCCAGTCCATCGTCTCCGCCGTCCATCGCGGCGAAATCCCTGAAGGGTGGTTGTATCGAGTCGCGTATCTCACGGGAAGAAATGTGGAATGGCTGCGGACCGGCAAGGGGCCGATCTGGCATGCGGATGTTGCCGCGGAAACGTCGCCTGCGGGTTACGGGGCAGGCAGAATCCCTGACGCGACGGTTCGGCGTTTAGCCGAAGTGTGGGAAGAGCTCGATGCGGAAGAGCAAGCCTCCCTGGAGCGCTGTGCCGAAATCCTCAGAGTCGGCGACCGGGACGTTCGGGAGCATTTGATCGGGCAGCTGAAGCTGATGGAAGAAGCGGTTCAGCTCCGACGACGCAAACGGTCCCGTGTCCGCCGCCGGTCTCCCTAA
- a CDS encoding TIGR04255 family protein — MFAVPSYERPPVREALIDIRVNRLPAEKLPALEKLHEALRAQYPHKRPQQTWEGKFEFREDALLSAQKAYGITGFHFESDDKKRIIQYRLDGFTCNFLKPDPKERWPGWEALRDEAKRAWELYANSVGIVEVKRLAVRYINQIVIPAPIVELSDYLTAPPSAPKDCKYQDFRDFLSRVTLDIPELNAIAIVTQAPAQEMQPDSVHLLLDIDVIRAEALPAHTEAMWRILERFRDIKNEVFEKSLHQKAKDLFGPLQ; from the coding sequence ATGTTTGCTGTACCTTCCTATGAGAGGCCTCCAGTCCGTGAGGCGTTGATTGATATTAGGGTTAACCGACTCCCAGCAGAAAAACTTCCTGCTTTAGAGAAACTTCATGAGGCTCTTCGGGCACAGTATCCCCACAAGAGGCCTCAGCAGACATGGGAGGGTAAGTTTGAGTTCCGTGAAGATGCTTTGCTGTCGGCACAGAAGGCTTACGGAATTACTGGCTTCCACTTCGAATCAGACGACAAAAAGAGAATTATCCAGTACCGGTTGGATGGGTTCACCTGCAATTTCTTGAAGCCAGACCCCAAAGAGAGATGGCCAGGCTGGGAGGCTCTCCGTGACGAAGCCAAGCGTGCTTGGGAGTTATATGCAAACAGCGTTGGTATCGTCGAGGTTAAGCGTCTCGCGGTTCGTTACATTAATCAGATCGTAATACCTGCGCCAATAGTTGAGTTGAGCGATTATCTAACTGCTCCACCTAGCGCTCCCAAGGATTGTAAGTATCAGGATTTTAGGGATTTCCTGAGCCGGGTTACACTTGATATACCAGAACTGAACGCAATAGCAATTGTGACCCAAGCACCAGCCCAAGAAATGCAGCCGGACTCGGTCCACTTACTGCTCGACATTGACGTCATCCGTGCGGAGGCTTTACCTGCACATACTGAAGCAATGTGGAGAATTCTTGAACGATTTCGTGATATAAAGAACGAAGTATTTGAGAAAAGTCTTCATCAGAAGGCCAAGGATCTCTTCGGACCTCTGCAATGA
- a CDS encoding AbrB/MazE/SpoVT family DNA-binding domain-containing protein, producing the protein MDSGYVTTRGRIVIPVRLRRKLGIKPGTKVRFIEQGSEIVLQPLTKKYIRSMCGMLKSVTSITEELLNERKKDRERGESRRGEDV; encoded by the coding sequence ATGGATTCTGGTTATGTGACAACCAGGGGTCGGATTGTCATCCCGGTCCGGCTTCGTCGGAAGCTCGGAATCAAACCGGGCACCAAGGTACGCTTCATCGAACAAGGTAGTGAAATTGTCCTTCAGCCGCTGACCAAGAAATACATCCGAAGCATGTGCGGCATGCTGAAGAGCGTCACCTCTATCACGGAAGAATTGCTGAACGAACGGAAGAAGGACAGAGAGCGAGGAGAGTCTCGGCGTGGTGAGGACGTGTAA